The window CTACGTCTAAATCAGCATCTTGAAACACAATATTCGGATTTTTCCCGCCGAGCTCAAGGGCGATTTTCTTCACATTCCCACTGGCTCCCTGCATAATTTTCTTGCCTGTTTCAATACCGCCTGTAAATGAAATCAAATCTACATGTTCATTCACAGCAAGCTCATCGCCAACCGTTGCCCCTGGTCCAAGGACTAGGTTTGCAACTCCTGCTGGAATGCCTGCTTCTTCCATGAGTTTGAATATTTTGATCGTGGTGAGTGGTGTAATTTCACTTGGTTTTAAAACGATTGTGTTCCCCGCTGCAAGAGCAGGAGCGATTTTCCAGCTTGCTTGAAGCAATGGATAGTTCCAAGGAGTGATTTGCCCGCATACACCGACTGGCTCTCTGACTAATTCACTTTTTGAGTTCGGGATTGGTGACGCAATGATTTCCCCGCCATCTTTGTCAGCCAGACCTGCGTAATATTGGAACACGTTCGCAATATCGTCCATATCTGCTTTGCTTTCCTCTAATGTTTTACCAGTATCAAGCGATTCCAATTTGGCTAGTTCATCAAGATCACGTCTAATCAACTCAGCAATCTTAAACACCATATTTCCTCTTTCAAATCCAGGCTGGTTTGCCCAGTCCCCTTGATCGAAGGCTTTTCTCGCTGCTTTGATGGCTAGCTGCGCATCATTTCTTGATCCTTCGCTGACTGTCGCGATCACTTCTTGATTAAATGGATTGATGATATCCCGTGTGTCGCCACTTTTGGCGCCAACCCATTGTCCATCTATAAATAGTGTTTGACTCATAGAAGGAACCTCCTCTGATTCTCTTTGGTAAGTTTGTTAAATAAAAATTTAACGTTTTGAACATAATTAACTTATCATGTTCAAATTTTTCTGTCAAAGGGAGATAGGCTTCATTTATTTTGACATTTTGTATTCTTTCGTTAACATATAGTCCATAAAGATTTTTTTGAACGTATTGAATTCTCTTAATAGAAAGCAGGGACAAGATGAAAAAGCAGGAACAGCCACAAGCAGAAGATCGTATTTTAGCTGCTAAAGATCTAGTCATTGATTCCATAGCTGAAACGATGGATCTCTATGGCATTACACGAAGTGCAGGTATTCTCTATGGGACCATGTATTTAAATGAGGAAATGACGCTTGATGAAATGCGTGAAGAGCTGCAAATGAGCAAGCCAAGTATGAGTACGGGTGTGAAAAAACTGCAAGACATGAATATTGTCAAAAAGACGTTTCACCGAGGCCGAAGAAAACACAGCTTTGTTGCTGAAAAAGACTTTTTTAAGTTTTTCACGAACTTCTTTCCGCAAAAATGGGAACGAGAGGTCGAGGTCAATTTAGCGGCGATTGAAGAAGCGCAAGAGCGGCTTCAAGAGGTGGCGCGTGATGAACAACTGGAGGAACATGTAAGAGAGGAAGCGCAGCAGCTTCTTGAACAGCTTGAAAGCTCGAAAGCCTATTATGACTGGCTGAGACGCTTAGCGGACTCTGTACAATCAGGGGAGATCTTCGACTATATTCCGATTGATCAGAAAGATAAATAGGCGATATGTTTGCGTTTTACAGCTTGAATTTTATAGGAGAATTGATTATAATAAATTATGTCGTCATACTTCGGGGCATTAGCTCAGCTGGGAGAGCGCTACGCTGGCAGGGTGAACGACATCACCCGAAGCAAACAGACGTTCTCTGAAATAGACTGATATAATAAGGTTCTATGATGAGCCTTTCTGAATAAAAATTTTCATTTCTGAACAAAACTGAAAGGGTTGGTCCCCAATCCGTCCCCATAAAAAACAGACCATGCAGGGTCTGTTTTAATTTTGTCTATTAGTTTTTAAATGTTGAATTTGGATCGATCATCGTTGTGTTTCGATCAGTTTTTTGAGGAAATACAGTGGTATTTCGATCAGTTGATTCTTGTGAGTAATTAAAAGAACCCAGACAAGCAGCACCTACCAATAAAGCGGCGCTAATCAATATCTTCATTTTAATATTCATATAAACACTCTCCTTTTTGGATTTCGGTTTGAGCTTCTATGGCGGTTCTATAATAATCTGCTACCCTCTCCGAATCATTCCTTTTCTCATAGAGATTTGCAAGGCTTAAAGCAAACTCTTCAATATAAGGATACAACTTCTTTTCCTCTAACCCTTTAAACATTTTTCGGACATTTTCAAAACCTTCATCGATATAAATCGTCTTTAATGAATTGAGCAATGTTTTATAAAACAGATTGTTTTCGGCTGTTGCACTTTTTATTCCTTTAGCGATATTTTCAAGCGCTTCTCTTGTTTTATCACTTTTAAACAAGGTCCAACTTAAACTAAAAAATAATCTTGGTTTTATATCTTCATTGTTTTCACTCATCTTATCTAGCCCTTTTTTATAGAAGGAAGCAGCCTTACTATAATCCTGTTGCCTGTCATACGTATTTCCAAGATTCAAATAAGTTTTAGCGATTAATCTTTGATCATCAATTTCTTCAGCAAGTTCTAGTGCTTTATGTAAGTGGGGGAGCGACTTCTCATATCGTTTAAAATCATCATAATTTCCTGCGATCACAAATAGACTTTGAATTTTCCTCACCTTATAAAGATCATAACGATCATAAATTTCTAGGGCTTTTATAATATGGTGCATAGAAACGTGGGTCTGTTTCATGATGTAGTATGCTTCTGCAACTTTAAAATGAAATTCTGCTTGTTCAATTTCATCTACAACAAGTGCCAGCTGCCTCTCAGCAATCTTATAATATTGAATGGCCTGTACATATTCTTTCTTACTGAACTCATACATACCTCTAAAAAAGGCATTATAGTATTGTAGCATTCCAGAAAGTTGATGGTTAGAATTCTCAATTTTATCGACTAGGGCGGAAACCGATTGATCAAATGAAGGCTTTATATAATCAAGCATAAGTTGATGGCGAAAGCACATCAATTGATAATAGATTAGAAGATCCTGATCCTCTTCCATTCTATCTATTTCCCATTCAACTTCTGCTTTCAAAATCTCTGCATCTGGAACGCTGAATTGCCGGATCATTTTATACCATTCATTTATTTTCACACCAACATGTGAAGAAAGAACTTTCTCCATCCCTTACTCCTCTTCCACAAATTCACCTTATATTACATATATTATTACATACAGGAATTTACAAAGCACCGAAAAGATACCGCAAATAGAACAAAAAAAGAGCTCCTGCAAAGGAGCCCCATATGACTAATGAATTTAAGATATTAATCCTTATCGTTTTATCAATACAGATAAATCACCCTCAAAAACTTTTTCTTCTTTATCGTTAAATGTAGATAACAATACAGTGAGAATGCCTGTTTTATTTTTCTTTTCTCTTTTATCAATAACCTCAACAATAGTATGTAATTCATCATCTGGATACACTGGTTTGATAAAATTTATATTATTCATCTGTGTTCCAGCAATGACATCATCACCATAGGCTCCTTGTTCAATCCAGAGCTTAAATGAAATAGCTAGCGTTTGTATTCCAGAAGCAATGATTCCATTAAATCTTCCCTGATTTGCTTTTTCCTCATCCAAATGCATATATTGAGGATCAAATTCTCCTGCAAATCTCTTAATATCTTCCTTTGTTAATTTGAATGACTTAGTTTCGAACTTCTGTCCAATTGCAAACTCATTTAACTTCATAAATACTCCTCTATTTATTAATAATTGTACTTAAACTCTTTTAATTTTTTATAAGGAAGATTAAAAGTTTTTCTGGCATCATTAATTATATGCCTTGCTTGAGAGCGGTAGCTCTTCTTTATTAGAACAATTCCATATGCTAAATATTTACTCGATTCCTTATCGAAATTTATACCGGCACATCCTGATTCATCTATGTATGCTATCCACTCTGTGTTCTCAGGTGCGTCCAACACACCCAATGATTTTAGTTTATCTATTTCAAATTTGTATTGGGACACTACCTTAACCTCCGAACCTGTAATCTAATGACAAATATTCTTAATTTTTTATTATACAACATATTTTTAACTTTCAAAGTTATTTCTCAACAAAAAACCTAAAATGGTTAAAGAATTTGAAAAATAAGATGAAGAAAAGAGAGAATAGCCAAGTAAGAATCACTTCACAGTCTCGTCACAATTGGCGAGACTTTTATTTAGTACGTTTTTACCATTTTTATATAAAGTATGGAAAATATCACCTGTTAATTGTTACCACACAGGTGTAGGTCAATACTTTTAGGGGATGATGTATAGTATGAACGGTTTATTGTGTAAGCTCAATGTAAAACTTACACTGGTATTAATACTTATTATGACTCTTGGCATCTCATCTGCTTTTGGTCAGGCTTCAGCAAAAGAACGATGGGACCCGCAGAATTGCACAGGCTATTTTTGAAGCTACTGCATATAATGAAGAAGTTAAATCCTTTTCTTTTGATGAATCTAAAGTTATCAATGCTGGATTACCAAAGGATATTTCATTAGAAATCAAAAATCATTTAGAGTCATTAGATGGTAATGACGCCGAAAAAGTGAATCAAGATCAATTAGCTGCACAACAAAAAGGTAAGTTACAACTATGGTTGCTCCTTTATTGATATGGGCAGCTAAAGTATTGGCTGGTGCGGGTCTAGCTTGGCTAGGCAAAAAGCTCCTAGACATGGGCGGTCACGAATTTTGTAAACGTTACAAAAATGAGAACAAAACAACTAAGTACATTTGTAAATTCCTTTAATTCTTTGAGTTTGTGAGGAAGTGTTGCAGTTGAAAAAGACTAATTGGTTTCTTTACGTTTTTATTACTGCGTTGATTTCATTTGTCATTCAAGCATTTTTAAACAGTGTGGGTGTCATTAATATGGACAATATTTGGGTTGATTTAATCAGTTGGATAGGTATATTCTTTGTCGTCTTTATCGCTGTTGAACTTTCGTTCAATACTATCCATAAAATGAAGCATCGAACTGAATAAAGACAAAAAAAGCCCCTATCCATTAAGGACAAGGGCTTTAACATAATAACTCTGTAAAACAGTATCGAATCCATTCTATCTAAACCATGCTTTTCTTAAATTATTGTTAAAGTTAGCATTATTAAAAGGAACATTCGCTTTACCAAAATTTGTTGTGTTTAATGCATTCCTTGCCGCAGGAGTTAAATCATCCCATCCGATTAACGGTTGAGTTCCGCCTACAACACGGTCGCTCATCATCAATTCATGGTTGATCGGCCACGTGCTGTCATAGGCAATCAAAGGATGAGTGCCATCTTTCATGTTGGTTCCGCTTGGTGCTACATTTGTGAATTTTCCATGTCCAGAATATGCAATTGATAAGACTTTTGGATTTTGATTTGCTGGATTATCAATCCATACAACGATTCCTTCCCAGTCATGTCTGTGACCTAAGCTTGGAGATGCTTCATCTTTAGGAAAATACCAAGAATACATAATTGCCCAAACTCCATTGTACCATGCAGATCGCGAATATACTTGTCCAGTATTTTTGCTGCAACGTCCTTCAGGTGCTCCAGTGGGCTTTAATCCACCATTTGTATTACCTTGCGCATCTACTGCAGGAAAAGGCACACAACCGCTATAGACCTTTAAATATGGTTGAAAACGCTTCGCCGCTTTTTGAGTAACAGTTGTAGGCGTCACTTCACTAAAACCAACAACCTTGTCATGATCGATTACTGCTGCATTTGCTGTTGAAACAATGCTAATAGAAGTAAATACAGATAAAAACAGCGCCAAGAAAAATTTGTTCATTTTTTCATCTCCTTTTAATATAATCTTAATAATAATTAAATACCACAGAATTGGAATAAATATCAATATTTTTCCGCAGTTAACTGAATTTTCGTACTAAATTAGTATTTTATTTTCCTCATGTCTTTAAATTTGGTAAATAGTACCCTCTTCAAAATCAAGAAAAATCCCTCCCTTATAAAAAGAGAGGGTTTTTCTTACTTTAATAGCTTTTCTAGCTTCGCTTTTGTTTTCGTTCTGTAGATACCATCTGCAGAAGGCTCATGCATCAACTAAAGCACGTTGTCTCTATTGTAACTGTAACGGAGGTTGGAATTGTTGGTTTTGTTGACCTTGTTGATTAAATGATTGTTGAGCCTGTTGAAACGCTTGACTCATTTGGTTCATGGCCTGATACCTCGAAGAGCTTGATTAAGCTGTTGGACAGCTTATTGGATATTTTGCTGTATTTGTTGATCTGTTTGGTGCATTTGCTGTTGAGATTGAGAACCTTGCTGAACTTGGCCACTTTGTTGTTGAGGCTATCTTAATTGGGATACATTTTGTTTTAATTTAGCAAGCTGCTGCTGAAGGCTTTCAAGTTCTTGTGAAAGCTCAGTATCCGTAATGTTTTTTCCAAGCAATTCCGTATGTTTTTGTTTTTGCTTCCCTTTTACCGCTGATTATTCTTAGTTATAAAAAAATCCTCCTTCAAAATTAGTTAACATCCTTTATATTTTTAATTTTCATCAAAAAGATGAAAGGTAGTTAATGGAAATGAAGGAGGATTCTAGCAAGAATACGATTTCCAAACAAAACAAAAACCGTTTGAAGCTTTTTTATACACGTGTAGTTTCCTTACTCATCTTTTTTATCTTTATCGGTATCTTCAGGATCCTCAACCGGATCTTCAGGATCGGGATCATTATCTTTTTCATCATCTTTATTGATAGTATCGTTCTCATCAACACCTGGGACGTTGTTATCGTTATTATTTTGATCGTTCTTATCAACATCTGGAGTATTGTTATTATTATCTTGACCGAAATTACAGCCCATTAATATTAAACTGGATAGAAACAACGTAGTTATTATTTGCAGCCATTTTTTATTCATTTCCACCTTCCTCTCTTCTTTTTAATCCCTATAAGTTTGTCCAATATATTCGCTTTAATTCGTTCCGTTTCTGAATGTTTTTATAAACACATCATAAAAATTTCAGCATATCAATTCGGCCTTTGCGAAAACTAAGTATCGAAACAAAATTTTTTTAGGAAGTGTCTAAGGTGAATAATTTAAAGTGGATAACAACTCTTTTACCGCGAGAAAACAACCCCTTCTAACTGGCAAAAAAAATAGAGGGATGATGGGTGTCTCTTTTAGGTTTAGGGGTTAGTCTCGCTACCATTTTTTTGAGAAAAAATAACAACGAAAAAATAACAAAAATTTGAATGCTAATCAAAATAAATAAATGTAATATAAAGGAGCGAAGAAATAGCCCTTCATATCGAGATATCCCCTTTTTTGATAGTGAAACAAACATGCCCAAAATTTTCAGGCTGATAAGGGGATATATTTTGATATGAAGTTTTTTTCTTACGTCAATAATGCCTGGATTTCCGCTCTCGTCTTAGGTCCATAAATATCGTCAGCCACAAGACCATGCATCAACTGGAATCGTTTGACCGCATCGGCAGTTTTTACGCCGTAATAGCCATCAATGCCGTTGTTTTTTGCCCCTTTGTCTGGATAAAAATAGAGTGCCGCTAAAGCTTCTTGAATTCGCTTTACAACATCTCCTTTCATTAATGGTGCTTTTACCTTAAAGATGCCTGTTGGAAGCTTGTCCGCCTTCTTAGAATGCGTTTTTCTTAGGTGTTGTTGGTGATGATGTTTTTTAGCCTTAGAAGCTGAAGTTTTTCCACCTAGCGCTTTCAACTCTTTTTCAATAGCTGCTTTAAATGAGTTCCATCTACCCTCGGATAAAATTCGGTGTGGACAATTCTTTCCATTCCAATCTTGGTGTTTACGTACTCGATCAACACTCCATCCTCGCTCTTTAAGTAACTGC is drawn from Bacillus pumilus and contains these coding sequences:
- the betB gene encoding betaine-aldehyde dehydrogenase, whose protein sequence is MSQTLFIDGQWVGAKSGDTRDIINPFNQEVIATVSEGSRNDAQLAIKAARKAFDQGDWANQPGFERGNMVFKIAELIRRDLDELAKLESLDTGKTLEESKADMDDIANVFQYYAGLADKDGGEIIASPIPNSKSELVREPVGVCGQITPWNYPLLQASWKIAPALAAGNTIVLKPSEITPLTTIKIFKLMEEAGIPAGVANLVLGPGATVGDELAVNEHVDLISFTGGIETGKKIMQGASGNVKKIALELGGKNPNIVFQDADLDVAVDQAMNAVFFHAGQVCSAGSRLLVEESIHDEFLEELVKRTKKIKLGNGFDEETQSGPLISAEHREKVEKYVSIGLDEGARLETGGKRPDTEELSNGFFYLPTIFSGCTSEMRIVQEEVFGPVLTVESFRTEEEVIELANDTIYGLAGAVWSSDIGKAERVARQLRLGTVWINDFHPYFAQAPWGGYKQSGLGRELGRTGLEEYTELKHVYRNTKPEAVHWFK
- the cudC gene encoding choline uptake/conversion transcriptional regulator CudC → MKKQEQPQAEDRILAAKDLVIDSIAETMDLYGITRSAGILYGTMYLNEEMTLDEMREELQMSKPSMSTGVKKLQDMNIVKKTFHRGRRKHSFVAEKDFFKFFTNFFPQKWEREVEVNLAAIEEAQERLQEVARDEQLEEHVREEAQQLLEQLESSKAYYDWLRRLADSVQSGEIFDYIPIDQKDK
- a CDS encoding RapH phosphatase inhibitor — translated: MNIKMKILISAALLVGAACLGSFNYSQESTDRNTTVFPQKTDRNTTMIDPNSTFKN
- a CDS encoding Rap family tetratricopeptide repeat protein; the protein is MEKVLSSHVGVKINEWYKMIRQFSVPDAEILKAEVEWEIDRMEEDQDLLIYYQLMCFRHQLMLDYIKPSFDQSVSALVDKIENSNHQLSGMLQYYNAFFRGMYEFSKKEYVQAIQYYKIAERQLALVVDEIEQAEFHFKVAEAYYIMKQTHVSMHHIIKALEIYDRYDLYKVRKIQSLFVIAGNYDDFKRYEKSLPHLHKALELAEEIDDQRLIAKTYLNLGNTYDRQQDYSKAASFYKKGLDKMSENNEDIKPRLFFSLSWTLFKSDKTREALENIAKGIKSATAENNLFYKTLLNSLKTIYIDEGFENVRKMFKGLEEKKLYPYIEEFALSLANLYEKRNDSERVADYYRTAIEAQTEIQKGECLYEY
- a CDS encoding MaoC family dehydratase, with the protein product MKLNEFAIGQKFETKSFKLTKEDIKRFAGEFDPQYMHLDEEKANQGRFNGIIASGIQTLAISFKLWIEQGAYGDDVIAGTQMNNINFIKPVYPDDELHTIVEVIDKREKKNKTGILTVLLSTFNDKEEKVFEGDLSVLIKR
- a CDS encoding DUF3800 domain-containing protein; translation: MSQYKFEIDKLKSLGVLDAPENTEWIAYIDESGCAGINFDKESSKYLAYGIVLIKKSYRSQARHIINDARKTFNLPYKKLKEFKYNY
- a CDS encoding NPP1 family protein, with the protein product MNKFFLALFLSVFTSISIVSTANAAVIDHDKVVGFSEVTPTTVTQKAAKRFQPYLKVYSGCVPFPAVDAQGNTNGGLKPTGAPEGRCSKNTGQVYSRSAWYNGVWAIMYSWYFPKDEASPSLGHRHDWEGIVVWIDNPANQNPKVLSIAYSGHGKFTNVAPSGTNMKDGTHPLIAYDSTWPINHELMMSDRVVGGTQPLIGWDDLTPAARNALNTTNFGKANVPFNNANFNNNLRKAWFR